The genomic region ACTGATGTTGGTCTAAATTGCTGGCACTTTTAGTACTTACTGTAGTATTTTTGTATTACCGTGTTTCCTCAAATAGTAGTAACCCGTGGGTTACTagttttcaaactgatcagaacCACGGGTTAGTATTTAGTTAAGCAGGGTTACTAATTGAGCATAGGTTACAATTTTAAATGTCTGCTGttatggtttaattaattaagttgaagTAAAGAGCTATGCAAGTGTTAGGGGAACACATGCACTCTTGACGCATGCTAAACTGTCAAGTTACGGTAACCCCTATTCAGTTACTGGTAGTTTACTCAGTGTCCTCATCATTAAGAATCATAGAATGTCCGCATCGTAATGAtcattgtcttcatcttcTTATGACTGTGTCTCTTCTGCCAGACTTTTTTCCTCaaggttttgtgtttgttaccTTTAGTCTCTGACATCCAAGGCATGGGTTACTAATCAagcacgggttactatttttcccCAAACTGATTAGatccatgggttactattcgaGCAGGGGTACTAATCGAACACGATTACTATTTGACAAAACATGGTAATTGTTTAATAGATTCATGCAGCATCCGATAAACCTGTGGAAATAGAAGGACATCCAACGTTTACTGTAAAGATTCTTTTGGGCAAGGATGAGGCAAGTTCAGTTTTTGTGATGTAAGTCAAATGTAAACATGAAGTTGATTTATAAACTCTGCAGCCGATTCTAGAAGTCTATGCTAGACGCTTAATGGATGAAATATCAAGAAGCAGTACACCTGATGTTCCTGTATTGCTTGCTATTGCTTTGACAGACCACTCACCAGCCTGTATACAGCCAGTACTTGACGCAATTATTGACAACAAAGTTTGGTAGTAGGTAAACATTTACGTTAGTCACTGTTTAGCTTTAGATAGATGTTGGTCAGATGTTTGAGTACATACAAGTAGGGGGCAGTAAGGGttgtgagaaagagaaagaaaaaaatGCTTTCTTTGTGCGTTCTGAAGTTTGTGTAGTGATTGAGTAATTTACTGTATAATTTCATTCTGTACGATGGGAGAGAAATGCATTCCAAACCTGCAACCAAGCAAACTTACTGGATAGCTAGAAACGAATTTGAAATAACAACTTGCTTACATATGTATTGTAACATTTCTCTGTGGCGTCTTGTTAGTCGTTTTTGGCTTTCACAAAGTCTTGGCTATCAAAGATATTTCTTGATTTTCAGAATTTTTGCTGTATTGGTGACAACACAGAGTGCATTAGCAGTTTGGCTGGCAAGATTAACAGGTTTCTATCGAAATGACTGGAATTTATTTTGacgttttttaattaaagcatattggcggacTTTGGTCTGTCTGGGACTATGATGAATAGATCAGCCTTGTGTAcccagaccctttccgccCGAATGTCCGTCGAGAAAGACTCAGAGTATGGCTACACCGTCTAGTACGCGAGGCTATTTACAGCCCTTGTAGTTCTCTGTGCGGGTTTCTTGAGGTTTTCTCTCCGTCGCCATCTCGTGTGTACTCGTTGAATCACTTCGTCAGATAGTGGTTTTCGGTTTCATGTGGGATTGCATGCCCTCTTGAGTTACGTTGGGCCAGCGTACGTGTTTCATGATGTCATGTTGTCGTAATACTCTAAACCGGGTATGGCATTGCAAAAATGTTGGAGGCACGGCGGCGACAACCCCCCCATGACTACTAGGCTAATTAGATGGTTTTGAATTGGCTAACTTAATTAGTATACACTAACTGATTTGCAGTATTTCTTCACTATTGTTTCAAGATCTGAGAACCCTACGCAATGCGGAGGTACCTATAGCTGACCTTGATCCGGATTGCTCGGAACTAGAGGTGCCGGCggagagtacagtacacaaagTGTAAATGTACTGATTTATTAGAGCATAATAATTATGTTGCACAGTTAAGATTGCACTGTATGGCCTCTCATACGTCTAGTACTGTAGACATAATGCATTGTGAGTACGCAGTGAGGCAGGAAATTGTTGAGCCCACGGTTTCTACAGTTACTGTACGTCTTTGGTATTTGTCATTGCTCTAACTTTTCGTAAACTTGAAGTTGTAAAGGTAGTGCACGCTACGAGTCTCGGTTGTTGGACAAGTTTCTCCAAAATTTGAGCGTGGCCGCCACTAGATTAGCAAAAACTGCGAGGATATACAGGAGAGGAAGCGCTTACAATAACTACGGATGTGTAGCGACAGGGATATTTAATTATTGTCGAGCGTAGTTATCTACAAGCTTGTGACACTCAGTCACGCTGTGTATAGATATGTGTGCAACTCTTTGTTCTGACTACGGCAGTATCGTTCCCTACAGGCCACCGGCATGGTGTTCTAGCATTTCAGAGAAAGCTCCTAGATCAAGAGTGATCTTGAGCCAACGGAACACTCCAATCGTCTCATGGGATATCTCTGGCTTACCAGACGGTTACCGATTGTATCTAAAACGCGATGACATGACGGGAGGAACGCTGATGGGGAGCAAAGTAAGAAAACTGGAGTTTGTTCTCGCAGATGCGAAGCAACAAGGAGCAGACGCTGTCATTACATGCGGTGACGTTGAGTCAAATCACTGCAGAATTACAGCCATCGCAGCTCAAGAGTTGGGATTGAAAAGCTACCTTTTACTGCGTTCAAATTCCGAAGACCCGGATAAGCTGGGATTGAAAGGGAACTTGATGCTCGATTTGTTGGCTGATGCAACAATTGTGCTCACTGCTAAGGATGCCGATTATGATTCACAACTTGTGCCTAGAATGCAGCATATGGTGGATGAGCTGAAGGAGACAAAGTCATTGAATGTGTATCGAATAGGATCGAATAGAGTTGGAACTTGGGGTTATGTTGAGGCCTACAGAGAAATGATAGAGCAGGAGGCATTCTCTCAAATCAGTGATGTCGTGGTGGCTTGTGGATCAGGAGAGACAAGTTGTGGATTGGCTCTGGCAAATCACTTGAGCGGATCGACAGTCAGAGTACATgcagtgtctgtttgtgatgaCCAATTCTACTTATACAGACATTGTAATAGAATATTGAATGAAATGGGTGTTACTGGCATTCGGTCTGAGGACATTCTGGACATTATTGATGGATACATAGGGAAAGGATACGAAGAATCAACTGACGAGGAGCTACAGTTACTAACTGATATTGCACGAAGAACAGGCATTCTCCTTGATCCAACATACACTCTGAAGGCCGTTCGAGGAATGTTAATAGAAATTGAGGCAAATCCTAGAAGATTTTCTGGCCATAACATTATGTTTCTTCACACTGGAGGTCTATACAGTATGATGGATGGACGATTAGATCATGTGATGAAAAAACAGGTGACAGACAGGCGGCAGATTGTTTCATATTTTAGTCTTGATAAACCAGGTGCACTACATTTTTAGATAAAACCTTTGCCCAGTGAACTGCTGTAAGATTGAAAATATTTTTTAGTTTGGATGTTTCAAATCAATTGTCTAGACTGTTGCAAGTTTGTTCATGTTTAGTCAGTCCGGAGTGATGCATTAAACTACTGCAGTATCTCATTCATTGTCTTTGGTgggttaaattaattaatcggtCTGCGTCTTGCATATCAGCCAATTGTGCCAAGAactatttttaattaataattttagaATCATAAAATAATTCAATCAAACAATTTGTATTGTTAGTACTTACGACACTGCTATGTGCAGGCTAGTATACCTGcacataggcgtaggaaccagGGGCACTGGGAGGTACAGGGAGGCGCTGGGGGGACGCTCCATCTCAATTTTTCCAGCCTTGCGTTCGCCTTGCTCCTCCGCGCAGCGCTCGCGCGTCacaattaattagataaataACGCACGTCTCTAGAGTAGAAAAATCTGCAATACCTGAGTGAGTACAACGTGCAAAAATCTGTAGTGTACTTTGCACAAAAGTGTTCTTTTTTGCGGCGTCTGCACAAACGAATTGCTGTACATTGGCTGTAATTTTCA from Corticium candelabrum chromosome 10, ooCorCand1.1, whole genome shotgun sequence harbors:
- the LOC134186273 gene encoding proteasome assembly chaperone 3-like isoform X2: MRRLMSDDGGLKLPTKQAAFLVNGIATEILLTHFGDRIFIAVTQLQKLGTIIHAASDKPVEIEGHPTFTVKILLGKDEASSVFVIIFAVLVTTQSALAVWLARLTGFYRNDWNLF
- the LOC134186273 gene encoding proteasome assembly chaperone 3-like isoform X1, which produces MRRLMSDDGGLKLPTKQAAFLVNGIATEILLTHFGDRIFIAVTQLQKLGTIIHAASDKPVEIEGHPTFTVKILLGKDEPILEVYARRLMDEISRSSTPDVPVLLAIALTDHSPACIQPVLDAIIDNKVW
- the LOC134185926 gene encoding uncharacterized protein LOC134185926; translated protein: MCATLCSDYGSIVPYRPPAWCSSISEKAPRSRVILSQRNTPIVSWDISGLPDGYRLYLKRDDMTGGTLMGSKVRKLEFVLADAKQQGADAVITCGDVESNHCRITAIAAQELGLKSYLLLRSNSEDPDKLGLKGNLMLDLLADATIVLTAKDADYDSQLVPRMQHMVDELKETKSLNVYRIGSNRVGTWGYVEAYREMIEQEAFSQISDVVVACGSGETSCGLALANHLSGSTVRVHAVSVCDDQFYLYRHCNRILNEMGVTGIRSEDILDIIDGYIGKGYEESTDEELQLLTDIARRTGILLDPTYTLKAVRGMLIEIEANPRRFSGHNIMFLHTGGLYSMMDGRLDHVMKKQVTDRRQIVSYFSLDKPGALHF